In Pongo pygmaeus isolate AG05252 chromosome 13, NHGRI_mPonPyg2-v2.0_pri, whole genome shotgun sequence, one genomic interval encodes:
- the SAXO1 gene encoding stabilizer of axonemal microtubules 1 isoform X3, protein MEGLTTSRRDFGPHQVAPVKVHQYDQFVPSEENMDLLTTYKKDYNPYPVCRVDPIKPRDSKYPCSDKMECLPTYKADYLPWNQPRRAPLRLEHKYQPASVRFDNRTTHQDDYPIKGLVKTISCKPLAMPKLCNIPLEDVTNYKMSYVAHPVEKRFVHEAEKFRPCEIPFESLTTQKQSYRGLMGEPAKSLKPLAWPPGLDMPFSNTTEFRDKYQAWPTPRMFSKAPITYVPPEDRMDLLTTVQAHYTCPKGAPAQSCRPALQIKKCGRFEGSSTTKDDYKQWSSMRTGPVKPVPQLDLPTEPLDCLTTTRAHYVPHPPINTKSCKPHWSGPRGNVPMEGQTTYAISFTPKEMGRCLASYPEPPGYTFEEVDALGHRIYKPVSQAGSQQSSHLSVDDSENPHQRELEVSA, encoded by the exons GAGAGATTTTGGGCCTCACCAAGTGGCACCAGTGAAGGTCCACCAGTATGACCAGTTCGTCCCAAGTGAAGAGAATATGGATTTGCTCACGACGTATAAGAAAGATTACAATCCCTACCCTGTCTGTCGAGTGGACCCCATCAAACCTCGGGACAGTAAATATCCATGTAGTGACAAGATGGAGTGTTTGCCTACTTATAAAG CTGATTATTTGCCTTGGAACCAACCAAGGCGAGCGCCACTTCGTCTGGAACACAAATACCAGCCGGCATCAGTCAGGTTTGATAATAGAACCACACACCAGGATGATTACCCCATAAAAGGCCTTGTGAAGACCATAAGTTGTAAACCTCTGGCCATGCCAAAGCTCTGTAACATCCCCTTGGAGGATGTGACTAACTACAAGATGAGCTATGTGGCCCACCCCGTGGAGAAGCGCTTTGTGCATGAAGCAGAGAAGTTTAGGCCCTGTGAAATCCCCTTTGAAAGCCTTACCACTCAAAAACAATCCTACCGGGGCCTGATGGGGGAGCCTGCCAAGAGCTTGAAACCTCTAGCCTGGCCTCCTGGGCTAGACATGCCTTTCTCTAACACCACTGAGTTTCGAGATAAGTACCAAGCTTGGCCAACGCCCCGGATGTTCTCCAAAGCTCCCATCACCTATGTCCCTCCCGAAGACAGGATGGATCTTCTGACAACAGTGCAGGCCCATTACACATGCCCTAAGGGTGCCCCAGCTCAGTCCTGCCGACCTGCACTTCAGATTAAGAAGTGCGGTCGCTTTGAAGGCTCTTCCACCACCAAGGATGACTACAAGCAGTGGTCCAGCATGCGCACGGGGCCAGTCAAGCCCGTTCCCCAGCTGGATTTGCCCACCGAGCCCCTGGACTGCCTGACCACCACTCGGGCCCACTATGTGCCCCATCCGCCTATCAATACCAAAAGCTGTAAGCCTCATTGGTCTGGCCCTCGAGGAAATGTCCCTATGGAAGGCCAGACCACCTACGCCATCAGCTTTACTCCCAAGGAAATGGGCAGGTGCCTAGCTTCATATCCTGAGCCTCCTGGCTATACCTTTGAGGAAGTGGATGCTTTGGGTCACAGGATCTACAAGCCAGTTTCCCAGGCAGGCTCTCAGCAGAGCAGCCATCTTTCTGTAGATGATTCAGAAAACCCCCACCAGAGGGAGTTGGAAGTGTCAGCCTGA
- the SAXO1 gene encoding stabilizer of axonemal microtubules 1 isoform X2 — MAPMKTKCICELCSCGRDFGPHQVAPVKVHQYDQFVPSEENMDLLTTYKKDYNPYPVCRVDPIKPRDSKYPCSDKMECLPTYKADYLPWNQPRRAPLRLEHKYQPASVRFDNRTTHQDDYPIKGLVKTISCKPLAMPKLCNIPLEDVTNYKMSYVAHPVEKRFVHEAEKFRPCEIPFESLTTQKQSYRGLMGEPAKSLKPLAWPPGLDMPFSNTTEFRDKYQAWPTPRMFSKAPITYVPPEDRMDLLTTVQAHYTCPKGAPAQSCRPALQIKKCGRFEGSSTTKDDYKQWSSMRTGPVKPVPQLDLPTEPLDCLTTTRAHYVPHPPINTKSCKPHWSGPRGNVPMEGQTTYAISFTPKEMGRCLASYPEPPGYTFEEVDALGHRIYKPVSQAGSQQSSHLSVDDSENPHQRELEVSA, encoded by the exons GAGAGATTTTGGGCCTCACCAAGTGGCACCAGTGAAGGTCCACCAGTATGACCAGTTCGTCCCAAGTGAAGAGAATATGGATTTGCTCACGACGTATAAGAAAGATTACAATCCCTACCCTGTCTGTCGAGTGGACCCCATCAAACCTCGGGACAGTAAATATCCATGTAGTGACAAGATGGAGTGTTTGCCTACTTATAAAG CTGATTATTTGCCTTGGAACCAACCAAGGCGAGCGCCACTTCGTCTGGAACACAAATACCAGCCGGCATCAGTCAGGTTTGATAATAGAACCACACACCAGGATGATTACCCCATAAAAGGCCTTGTGAAGACCATAAGTTGTAAACCTCTGGCCATGCCAAAGCTCTGTAACATCCCCTTGGAGGATGTGACTAACTACAAGATGAGCTATGTGGCCCACCCCGTGGAGAAGCGCTTTGTGCATGAAGCAGAGAAGTTTAGGCCCTGTGAAATCCCCTTTGAAAGCCTTACCACTCAAAAACAATCCTACCGGGGCCTGATGGGGGAGCCTGCCAAGAGCTTGAAACCTCTAGCCTGGCCTCCTGGGCTAGACATGCCTTTCTCTAACACCACTGAGTTTCGAGATAAGTACCAAGCTTGGCCAACGCCCCGGATGTTCTCCAAAGCTCCCATCACCTATGTCCCTCCCGAAGACAGGATGGATCTTCTGACAACAGTGCAGGCCCATTACACATGCCCTAAGGGTGCCCCAGCTCAGTCCTGCCGACCTGCACTTCAGATTAAGAAGTGCGGTCGCTTTGAAGGCTCTTCCACCACCAAGGATGACTACAAGCAGTGGTCCAGCATGCGCACGGGGCCAGTCAAGCCCGTTCCCCAGCTGGATTTGCCCACCGAGCCCCTGGACTGCCTGACCACCACTCGGGCCCACTATGTGCCCCATCCGCCTATCAATACCAAAAGCTGTAAGCCTCATTGGTCTGGCCCTCGAGGAAATGTCCCTATGGAAGGCCAGACCACCTACGCCATCAGCTTTACTCCCAAGGAAATGGGCAGGTGCCTAGCTTCATATCCTGAGCCTCCTGGCTATACCTTTGAGGAAGTGGATGCTTTGGGTCACAGGATCTACAAGCCAGTTTCCCAGGCAGGCTCTCAGCAGAGCAGCCATCTTTCTGTAGATGATTCAGAAAACCCCCACCAGAGGGAGTTGGAAGTGTCAGCCTGA